In one window of Pseudodesulfovibrio sediminis DNA:
- a CDS encoding 2-oxoacid:acceptor oxidoreductase subunit alpha, giving the protein MPRRKKRKEIFALGNEAVVEGALLAGCSFYGGYPITPSTEIMEIMAQRLPMIKDGVFIQLEDEIASMGAVIGASMAGRKAMTATSGPGFSLMQENLGYAIMAEAPMVLVNVMRGGPSTGLPTCPAQGDVQQARWGTHGDHPIIVLSASNVQECLDMTITAFNMAEKYRTPVILLLDEVTSHTREKIELPNEGEYEVFSRSVPSMPPEWYKPYEETVRGVPPMPPIGSGYRFHVTGLTHDRNGFPTQRPSEVVELMDRIHRKIDQFFYDIQLVDEIQTDDCEICVIAYGSVARSAELAVQQARANGVKAGLLKLKTLFPYPRRHTEKILAKAKTLVVPEMNMGQMSREVKRVNMGHASVRTINRIDGQIVTPSEILKVIMQG; this is encoded by the coding sequence ATGCCCAGACGTAAGAAGCGTAAGGAAATTTTTGCGCTCGGCAACGAGGCCGTTGTCGAAGGCGCATTGTTAGCCGGATGTTCGTTTTATGGTGGATATCCCATTACTCCGTCTACAGAGATCATGGAAATAATGGCGCAGCGTCTACCCATGATCAAAGACGGTGTCTTTATCCAGCTCGAAGATGAAATCGCCTCCATGGGCGCTGTTATCGGCGCTTCCATGGCTGGCCGCAAGGCTATGACAGCGACCAGTGGGCCCGGATTTTCGCTCATGCAGGAGAACCTTGGTTATGCCATTATGGCTGAAGCGCCCATGGTGCTTGTCAATGTCATGCGTGGCGGTCCGTCAACCGGGCTTCCCACCTGCCCGGCACAGGGGGATGTGCAGCAGGCTCGCTGGGGTACCCATGGAGATCACCCCATCATCGTCCTGTCTGCATCCAACGTGCAGGAGTGTCTGGACATGACCATTACCGCCTTCAACATGGCGGAGAAATATCGGACGCCGGTCATTCTGCTGCTGGATGAGGTCACTTCGCACACGCGTGAGAAGATCGAGCTGCCCAATGAGGGCGAGTACGAGGTCTTTTCCCGTTCGGTGCCGAGTATGCCGCCAGAGTGGTACAAGCCCTACGAAGAGACTGTTCGCGGGGTACCGCCCATGCCTCCGATAGGCTCCGGGTACCGTTTTCACGTGACCGGGCTGACCCACGATCGAAACGGGTTCCCCACGCAGAGACCGTCTGAAGTCGTGGAGCTTATGGATCGTATTCACCGGAAGATCGACCAGTTCTTTTATGACATCCAGCTTGTTGATGAAATTCAGACTGATGATTGCGAGATTTGTGTCATTGCCTATGGCAGTGTGGCCCGTTCGGCAGAGCTGGCTGTGCAGCAGGCCCGCGCGAACGGCGTGAAGGCCGGGCTTCTCAAGCTCAAGACCCTGTTTCCGTATCCCAGGCGGCATACCGAAAAGATCCTGGCCAAGGCCAAGACGCTCGTTGTGCCAGAAATGAATATGGGACAGATGTCCCGAGAGGTGAAGCGTGTGAATATGGGGCATGCGTCTGTTCGGACCATCAATAGAATTGATGGACAGATTGTCACGCCCTCTGAAATCCTCAAGGTCATCATGCAGGGGTAA
- a CDS encoding 2-oxoacid:ferredoxin oxidoreductase subunit beta: MSSITGNEVIHQYLRHNKKFPHVLCAGCGHGIVLGTLIRSIHSLSIPKDDVVVVAGIGCSGRLAVYVDFNTVHTTHGRALSFATGIKMANPKLNVITIMGDGDALSIGGNHLIHAARRNIGVTALVLNNNIYGMTGGQSSPATPAGSTTMTNPYGQLDKSFDTVELARGAGANYVARGTVFHVNKLESIMTEAIQRSGFSLVEAITPCHTQFGRKNKYKSSVDMYKWLKKTAIPVERYEKMSEKEREGRMPIGEFVKKDRTGFEEKYYAMQADFLKAEAKGGK; encoded by the coding sequence ATGAGTAGTATCACTGGAAATGAAGTCATTCATCAATATCTGAGGCATAACAAGAAGTTTCCGCATGTACTGTGCGCAGGGTGCGGCCATGGTATTGTGCTGGGAACGTTGATCCGTTCCATCCATTCGTTGTCGATCCCCAAGGACGATGTTGTGGTTGTGGCCGGTATAGGCTGCTCAGGCCGGCTGGCTGTGTATGTGGATTTCAATACTGTCCATACCACACATGGCCGCGCCTTGAGCTTTGCCACCGGCATTAAAATGGCCAATCCCAAACTGAATGTAATCACCATCATGGGCGACGGAGATGCCCTGTCCATCGGCGGCAACCACTTGATTCATGCAGCCCGTCGAAATATCGGCGTTACGGCTTTGGTGCTCAACAACAATATCTACGGCATGACCGGTGGACAGAGTTCTCCGGCCACTCCGGCAGGTTCCACAACCATGACCAACCCATACGGTCAGCTCGACAAGAGTTTTGATACTGTGGAATTGGCCAGGGGCGCGGGGGCAAACTATGTGGCTCGCGGGACCGTCTTTCACGTTAACAAGCTTGAAAGCATCATGACCGAAGCCATTCAGCGTTCAGGTTTCTCGCTGGTTGAAGCCATTACTCCTTGCCATACCCAGTTCGGTCGCAAGAACAAGTACAAGAGCTCCGTGGACATGTATAAGTGGCTCAAGAAGACCGCAATCCCCGTGGAGCGGTACGAAAAGATGTCCGAAAAGGAACGCGAAGGCCGTATGCCCATCGGTGAGTTCGTGAAAAAGGATCGGACAGGCTTTGAGGAAAAGTATTACGCCATGCAGGCGGATTTCCTCAAGGCGGAAGCCAAGGGGGGCAAGTAG
- a CDS encoding 2-oxoacid:acceptor oxidoreductase family protein, giving the protein MKAQQELNRFEIRFSGLGGQGIITLGKIMGQGLALGHGYNVTQTQSYGPEARGGSSKCDLVISSNPISYPKAESLDLLVALSQEACNNYYPYLKPGGLLVLETDLVKQPPTNQFLGLPYTTLAKDKVGIVQAMNTVVLGSLSMLLPFVNQGVMRKSLESVLPPKIKAVNTKAFNLGHRLAKKEWGEDAGDVWTVE; this is encoded by the coding sequence ATGAAAGCGCAACAAGAACTCAATCGTTTTGAGATTCGGTTCTCCGGTCTTGGCGGTCAGGGGATCATCACCCTTGGCAAGATCATGGGACAGGGGCTTGCCCTTGGTCATGGGTACAACGTTACCCAGACGCAGAGCTATGGCCCTGAAGCGCGTGGCGGGTCCAGTAAATGCGATCTGGTCATCAGCTCCAATCCCATCAGCTATCCCAAGGCGGAAAGTCTGGATCTGCTCGTGGCGCTTTCTCAGGAGGCGTGCAACAATTATTACCCCTACCTCAAGCCGGGCGGACTCCTTGTTTTGGAAACCGATTTGGTCAAGCAGCCGCCTACCAATCAATTCCTTGGGCTGCCGTATACGACGCTGGCAAAGGACAAGGTCGGCATTGTGCAGGCCATGAATACCGTTGTCCTGGGCTCGTTGTCCATGTTGCTGCCCTTTGTCAATCAGGGCGTTATGCGCAAAAGCCTGGAGTCTGTGCTGCCACCCAAGATCAAGGCTGTCAACACCAAGGCCTTCAATCTTGGCCATCGTCTCGCCAAGAAGGAGTGGGGCGAAGATGCAGGGGATGTCTGGACAGTGGAGTAA
- a CDS encoding FlgO family outer membrane protein → MKRTTTTLLLLTALFFVYGCGNRAWEDTKEGAGDTYDFLFDDAPTARAYHDTAEIPIIELNYKAADVLYANVDDGELTMKSAVFVRRFVNQKDPGDNAIFGYVMTQQVADRLVQHDILITDGKPNKTDYQYAEGKSATDYANRSALRDDLPPRSAMLIGSYVIADQYIYMSAKVIRLVDSAVVSAHNWTLPITDNIREMLPQLKKDEGLSPTVKTSFE, encoded by the coding sequence ATGAAACGAACGACCACGACCCTGCTGCTGCTCACTGCTCTCTTCTTCGTCTACGGGTGCGGCAACCGTGCCTGGGAAGACACCAAAGAAGGAGCAGGCGATACGTATGACTTCCTGTTCGACGATGCTCCCACGGCGCGCGCCTACCACGACACAGCTGAGATACCTATCATAGAACTGAACTACAAAGCGGCGGATGTGCTGTATGCCAATGTTGACGATGGCGAATTGACCATGAAGTCCGCTGTTTTTGTCCGTCGTTTTGTCAACCAGAAAGACCCCGGCGACAATGCGATTTTCGGGTATGTCATGACGCAACAGGTAGCAGACCGATTGGTCCAACACGACATCCTCATCACTGATGGCAAACCCAACAAGACCGACTATCAGTATGCCGAAGGGAAAAGTGCGACGGACTATGCAAACCGCAGCGCCCTGAGAGATGACCTGCCGCCCAGATCCGCCATGCTCATCGGGTCGTATGTCATCGCCGATCAATATATCTACATGTCCGCCAAGGTCATCAGACTGGTTGACTCGGCAGTGGTCTCCGCACACAACTGGACGCTGCCCATCACGGACAACATCCGGGAAATGCTGCCCCAACTCAAAAAGGATGAAGGACTCAGCCCGACAGTGAAGACGTCGTTTGAATAA
- a CDS encoding purine-nucleoside phosphorylase, which translates to MEYHKKIHHSAAYIQEKLGKIQDGTVAFITGTGLGGLAEAIENPIAIPYEAINEFPVSTVKSHAGQFIYGTIDGVPVIALQGRFHLYEGFSAQEATHNIRVLGEIGVKTLILTNAVGALNPSFETGSPMLIEDHINLTGHTPLRGENVDAWGDRFPDMCAVYDPTLRALAVDKALELGIRLERGVFMQVMGPNMETPAETRMYRRMGADAIGMSTCMEAIAAHHMGIRVLGISCLTNKNLPDCMKDAPLDEVIAQAEKSSAAMTKLIRAVLKEIPGLTE; encoded by the coding sequence ATGGAATACCACAAAAAGATACATCATTCTGCCGCATACATACAAGAAAAGCTAGGCAAAATTCAAGATGGCACCGTTGCTTTCATCACCGGGACTGGGTTAGGCGGTCTTGCCGAGGCCATTGAGAACCCTATTGCCATCCCCTATGAGGCCATTAACGAGTTCCCGGTCTCCACAGTCAAAAGCCACGCCGGACAGTTCATATATGGCACCATCGACGGTGTACCTGTCATCGCACTTCAGGGACGCTTTCACCTCTATGAAGGCTTCTCGGCCCAGGAAGCTACACACAATATCCGCGTGCTTGGCGAAATCGGTGTCAAAACACTGATCCTGACCAATGCCGTAGGCGCACTCAACCCGTCCTTTGAAACCGGCTCCCCCATGCTTATCGAGGACCATATCAACCTGACCGGGCACACTCCGCTCAGAGGCGAAAACGTAGACGCCTGGGGCGACCGTTTCCCGGACATGTGCGCCGTGTACGATCCCACTCTGCGCGCTCTGGCAGTGGACAAGGCTCTTGAGCTTGGCATTCGCCTGGAGCGAGGCGTATTCATGCAGGTCATGGGACCGAACATGGAAACGCCGGCAGAAACCCGCATGTACAGACGCATGGGCGCCGACGCCATAGGCATGTCCACCTGCATGGAGGCCATAGCCGCCCATCACATGGGAATCCGCGTACTCGGCATCTCCTGCCTGACCAACAAGAATCTCCCCGACTGCATGAAAGACGCCCCGCTGGATGAAGTCATCGCCCAGGCGGAAAAATCCTCGGCCGCGATGACAAAACTTATCCGTGCGGTCCTAAAGGAAATCCCCGGCTTGACCGAATAA
- a CDS encoding motility protein A, translating into MDIVTLLGLAVGLSLIGGAILLGGAVDVFINISGMMIVVGGTLASIMVAFPFEEVIQAFTAAFKMFVQRKSKVRDVVNIMVKVAEISRREGLVALENVQTENMVLKKSCQLIADNADPDLIRTTLSIEITSMRRRHQVGQDVFKRLAALAPAFGMMGTLIGLVQMLSQLNDPKAIGPAMAVALLTTFYGSAMSTLFFIPLAAKLRARTLQEQLHLEVIFEGAKSILENNNPRLVYEKLSSFLAPAERENQR; encoded by the coding sequence ATGGATATTGTGACACTACTTGGACTCGCCGTTGGTTTGTCTTTGATTGGCGGTGCCATTTTACTCGGTGGTGCTGTTGACGTTTTTATCAATATATCCGGTATGATGATTGTTGTTGGCGGCACCCTGGCCTCCATTATGGTGGCCTTCCCGTTTGAAGAGGTTATACAGGCCTTCACCGCTGCGTTCAAGATGTTCGTGCAGCGCAAAAGTAAAGTCCGTGATGTGGTCAACATCATGGTCAAGGTGGCAGAGATCAGCCGCCGCGAAGGTCTTGTCGCCCTGGAAAATGTCCAGACCGAGAATATGGTTCTCAAAAAATCCTGCCAGCTCATCGCGGATAATGCCGATCCTGATCTTATTCGAACAACGCTTTCCATTGAAATCACTTCCATGCGTCGACGGCATCAGGTGGGCCAGGATGTGTTCAAGCGGCTGGCTGCTCTGGCCCCGGCATTTGGTATGATGGGGACACTCATCGGTCTGGTGCAGATGTTGTCCCAACTCAACGATCCCAAGGCCATTGGTCCGGCCATGGCGGTCGCTCTGCTGACGACTTTTTACGGTTCTGCCATGTCTACGCTCTTTTTTATTCCACTGGCAGCCAAGCTCAGAGCGCGTACCTTGCAGGAGCAGTTGCATCTGGAAGTCATTTTTGAGGGTGCCAAATCCATTCTTGAGAACAACAACCCCCGGCTGGTTTATGAAAAGCTCTCGTCTTTCCTGGCACCGGCCGAGCGTGAGAATCAGCGATGA
- a CDS encoding OmpA/MotB family protein yields the protein MNDDNDRLINLSDEEDDGGGEWLTTFADLSMLLLVFFVLLYSMSTIDNEKFSDTFSSVTKALQGKMQKISTSKITQNEAGVLIDQALMRRQIIESQRKVFAEVKTLQTKKGVEGLVSANFEDGIITLRVPGDVMFQSGRVKLTPKGVQMVLTLKEFFIKHKDQNIKIIGYTDNIRPSQGSRFHDNWEISAMRAVNVLRELLKMGLESTRLTATGLAYLNPLYPNTSEEYRAKNRRVEFVLEKRVSGK from the coding sequence ATGAATGATGACAATGATCGGTTGATAAACCTCAGTGACGAAGAGGATGATGGCGGAGGAGAGTGGCTGACCACGTTTGCCGATCTCTCCATGCTGCTACTTGTCTTTTTCGTATTGCTGTACTCGATGTCCACCATAGACAACGAGAAGTTTTCTGATACGTTTTCGTCGGTGACCAAGGCGTTGCAAGGGAAAATGCAGAAGATTTCCACCAGCAAGATTACGCAGAATGAAGCCGGTGTGCTCATTGATCAGGCGCTTATGCGACGTCAGATTATTGAATCCCAGCGCAAGGTTTTTGCCGAGGTCAAAACGCTGCAAACCAAAAAAGGTGTCGAAGGGTTGGTTAGTGCCAATTTCGAAGACGGCATCATCACTCTCCGTGTTCCCGGCGATGTCATGTTCCAGTCCGGCAGGGTGAAGCTCACCCCCAAAGGGGTGCAGATGGTCTTGACGCTCAAGGAATTCTTCATCAAACACAAGGATCAGAATATCAAGATCATCGGGTATACTGATAATATTCGGCCCAGTCAGGGGTCGCGTTTCCATGATAACTGGGAGATATCTGCCATGCGTGCAGTCAATGTTCTCCGAGAGTTGCTCAAGATGGGTCTGGAATCCACTCGTTTGACAGCGACTGGTCTGGCTTACCTCAACCCCCTGTATCCCAATACCTCTGAAGAGTACCGGGCGAAGAATCGCCGGGTGGAGTTCGTGCTTGAAAAACGCGTCTCAGGGAAGTAA
- a CDS encoding PilZ domain-containing protein yields the protein MDFQISIPDEEEQLRKAFRTKVPGLTVRFPSLNRALDVMDLSATGFAVLDSENGFQEKQTIEIELLIKNKLFISGASALVMRCLDNGIVGLNFVDLERQKQIKLDKLVLEVQKRLIALKKKKRDQD from the coding sequence ATGGATTTTCAAATAAGTATACCGGATGAAGAAGAACAGCTGCGAAAAGCCTTTCGAACCAAGGTTCCCGGGCTGACTGTTCGATTTCCTTCACTCAATCGCGCATTGGACGTCATGGACCTGAGCGCAACTGGTTTTGCCGTGCTTGATTCTGAAAATGGATTTCAGGAAAAGCAGACCATAGAGATTGAGTTGCTCATCAAGAACAAGCTGTTCATCAGCGGTGCTTCGGCTTTGGTCATGCGGTGTCTGGATAACGGCATCGTGGGCCTCAATTTTGTTGACTTGGAAAGACAAAAGCAGATCAAGCTCGACAAACTGGTGCTTGAAGTACAAAAGCGTCTTATCGCATTGAAAAAGAAAAAACGCGATCAGGACTGA
- a CDS encoding biotin carboxylase N-terminal domain-containing protein yields MNIDHHKVLIANRGEIAMRVMGACRRLGLDFVCVSTAEDKDSGHVRFARELAGDSAIYTITSYLDANEIFAVADASEATAVHPGYGFFAEDFRFARRVVRRDRPMEFIGPSWWVIRDLGDKINTKRIARSLGVPTVPGSDRPVYSEIEAEEIASSLFDFQISQGIADGVVMVKASAGGGGMGIEEVGDFDEFRSVFRRIRNYAKRNFGDEGVLIEQRIFDFNHLEVQVVSERSGKRHVHFGTRNCSVQSTGKQKRIEVAPGFAPGVIPYTFDAARVLEEITQHSLSMARESGYDNVGTWEWIITPMGEPFLMEVNTRIQVENGVSAVISRVNGEPVDIITEQIRLALGAPLGYGQDSIETAGVGIEYRIVAENTANRFTPCAGRIKRFEWNAHEWLDVYTQVPLDCEYEIPMEFDPNLALAIVWGKDLDEVKARGLQFLNELVLEGEVGGKAESFFNNISYLKDKTTQLLEF; encoded by the coding sequence ATGAATATTGATCATCACAAGGTCCTCATAGCCAACCGTGGTGAGATTGCCATGCGTGTCATGGGGGCTTGTCGCCGTTTGGGGTTGGATTTTGTCTGTGTCTCTACGGCTGAAGACAAGGACTCCGGCCATGTGCGTTTCGCCAGGGAATTGGCGGGCGACAGCGCTATATACACCATCACTTCCTATCTTGATGCCAACGAAATATTTGCCGTGGCCGACGCGAGTGAAGCAACAGCTGTTCATCCGGGCTACGGTTTTTTTGCCGAAGACTTCCGGTTTGCCCGGCGTGTTGTGCGCAGGGATCGCCCCATGGAGTTTATCGGTCCTTCCTGGTGGGTCATCCGTGATCTGGGTGACAAGATCAATACAAAGCGTATAGCTCGTAGTCTGGGAGTGCCCACGGTTCCCGGATCGGATCGGCCTGTATATAGCGAAATAGAGGCTGAGGAGATCGCGTCCAGTCTGTTTGATTTTCAGATCAGCCAGGGCATTGCCGATGGTGTGGTCATGGTCAAGGCCTCAGCCGGTGGCGGCGGTATGGGTATTGAGGAAGTGGGCGACTTTGACGAGTTTCGTTCTGTTTTTCGGCGCATCCGCAATTATGCCAAACGCAATTTCGGCGATGAAGGCGTGCTCATTGAGCAGCGGATATTTGATTTTAACCATCTGGAAGTACAGGTGGTCTCGGAGCGCAGCGGCAAAAGACATGTGCATTTCGGCACCCGTAACTGTTCGGTTCAATCTACCGGCAAGCAGAAACGAATTGAAGTCGCTCCAGGGTTTGCACCGGGGGTGATCCCCTATACGTTCGATGCGGCCAGGGTGCTGGAGGAAATCACGCAGCATTCCCTGTCCATGGCCCGTGAGTCCGGCTATGACAACGTCGGCACGTGGGAATGGATCATCACCCCCATGGGTGAGCCGTTTCTTATGGAAGTGAACACCCGTATTCAGGTGGAAAACGGGGTGTCCGCAGTTATTTCTCGTGTCAATGGCGAACCCGTGGACATCATCACCGAGCAGATACGGTTGGCCCTTGGCGCTCCGCTTGGATACGGACAGGATAGCATCGAAACCGCAGGCGTTGGCATCGAGTATCGTATCGTGGCTGAAAACACCGCCAACCGCTTTACGCCTTGCGCCGGACGGATCAAACGCTTCGAATGGAATGCACACGAATGGCTGGATGTGTATACGCAGGTCCCGCTGGATTGCGAGTATGAAATTCCCATGGAATTCGACCCGAACCTGGCATTGGCCATTGTGTGGGGGAAGGATCTGGACGAGGTCAAGGCCAGAGGTTTGCAATTCCTGAACGAGCTGGTTCTGGAAGGTGAGGTCGGCGGAAAAGCGGAGTCATTCTTTAATAATATAAGTTATTTAAAAGATAAAACCACTCAACTCCTGGAGTTCTAG
- a CDS encoding acetyl-CoA carboxylase carboxyl transferase subunit alpha/beta, giving the protein MDVEKRIQDLKDRLTYIRDVFINREDDSIRLLSHKLNELLARYKEIPAGVGNDDLVRIEDLFNFSERKLDLTLTPMDRVRIVRHPQRVCLKDILENVYDNYTEIGGRGEYNIDPSMCIARAVFSRRVGDKLINQMVMVIGQEKGHGEAFRNGGSVKPWGNAKALHYMKVAETENIPVHTYVFTPGAYPVEDWPGAAQQIARNLYELAALKAPVISVFSEGGSGGAEAVGLADRRIMLSHGYYSVISPEGAAAIEGGLRDGKRATPELIEKCARQLCITAEDNLENGYIDRIIQEPPLGARPNHYEFFRELRRELIQATNEAVSGVKSMKLYRAMAVRASKTDDAESIYMRWTLSPRALNRLVDLRQRKFRAMSRNARLDGTGIVNRAMAATKGTIWATHSFLRYDLLGRQKKRLDAMFEDLGAEAHLVRHKLLMPLKKTMDKVLPGGQEEKNSRIGDEFKEKLTRLSCPEDGACLVGSEWAWTSPRSQEDRTITCPNVRTQHCPDLWVPDLFGDFAGVCPSCGHHFPMEYRWYLENVFDYSVSKEFNQQLESVNPLGYEKFDLKLDKAKEKTGLKSACITFETTIEEVDTTVAVLCAPFRGGSVGAAEGEKFIRATERARRKRQPLIAYVHGTAGIRIQEGVNGVIQMPRCTIAVRRYIDAGGLYLVLYDTNSYAGPVASFLGCSPYQFAVQSSNIGFAGPGVITETTGIAVPPDYHRAYHALSRGHIHGIWDRREVKKNLHQSLLTMGGRNLYYR; this is encoded by the coding sequence ATGGATGTGGAAAAAAGAATCCAGGATCTCAAGGATCGTTTGACGTACATTCGCGATGTCTTCATCAATCGTGAAGACGACTCCATCCGTCTGCTTTCTCACAAACTTAATGAGTTGCTCGCTCGATACAAGGAAATCCCAGCTGGCGTCGGCAACGACGATCTGGTCAGGATTGAGGATTTGTTCAATTTTTCCGAGCGAAAACTCGATCTTACGCTGACACCCATGGACCGGGTGCGCATTGTTCGTCACCCCCAGCGTGTCTGCCTCAAGGACATTCTCGAAAATGTCTATGACAATTATACCGAAATAGGCGGACGTGGAGAATACAACATCGACCCGAGCATGTGTATTGCACGGGCCGTGTTCTCCCGTAGGGTAGGCGACAAGCTCATCAATCAGATGGTCATGGTTATCGGGCAGGAAAAGGGACATGGCGAGGCCTTTCGCAATGGCGGGTCCGTCAAACCGTGGGGCAATGCCAAGGCGCTCCATTATATGAAGGTGGCGGAGACCGAGAATATCCCTGTGCACACCTATGTCTTTACGCCCGGAGCCTATCCTGTGGAAGACTGGCCCGGTGCTGCACAGCAGATTGCGCGCAATCTCTATGAACTGGCCGCGCTCAAGGCGCCGGTCATCTCTGTCTTTTCAGAGGGAGGATCGGGTGGAGCCGAGGCCGTGGGACTGGCTGATCGCAGGATAATGCTCTCTCATGGATATTATTCTGTTATTTCCCCTGAGGGCGCAGCGGCCATTGAAGGTGGATTGCGTGATGGGAAACGGGCTACCCCGGAACTTATCGAGAAATGTGCCAGACAACTGTGCATCACGGCCGAAGACAATTTGGAAAACGGCTATATCGATCGCATCATTCAGGAGCCTCCGCTCGGGGCCAGACCCAATCATTATGAATTTTTCCGGGAACTGCGACGTGAATTGATTCAGGCCACCAACGAAGCGGTGAGCGGGGTCAAATCCATGAAGCTGTACCGCGCCATGGCCGTCCGTGCCAGCAAGACCGATGACGCCGAATCCATCTACATGCGCTGGACGCTGTCTCCCCGTGCGTTGAATCGTCTTGTGGATTTGCGACAACGTAAATTCAGGGCCATGAGCCGGAATGCCCGGTTGGATGGCACGGGAATCGTCAATCGCGCCATGGCCGCCACAAAGGGAACCATCTGGGCCACCCATTCCTTTCTGCGGTATGATCTGCTTGGCAGGCAGAAAAAACGGTTGGACGCCATGTTCGAGGATCTCGGAGCCGAGGCCCATCTGGTTCGGCACAAGCTGCTCATGCCGCTCAAGAAGACCATGGACAAGGTGCTGCCCGGCGGTCAGGAAGAGAAAAATTCCCGTATCGGAGATGAGTTCAAGGAAAAGTTGACCCGCTTGTCCTGTCCCGAGGATGGGGCCTGTCTTGTGGGCAGCGAATGGGCATGGACCAGCCCTCGCAGTCAGGAGGATAGAACCATCACCTGCCCCAACGTGCGGACACAGCACTGTCCAGACCTGTGGGTGCCTGATCTCTTTGGTGATTTCGCTGGTGTCTGTCCGTCCTGTGGCCACCATTTCCCCATGGAATATCGGTGGTATCTGGAAAATGTTTTTGATTACAGCGTGTCCAAGGAGTTCAACCAGCAGTTGGAATCCGTCAATCCGTTGGGGTATGAGAAGTTCGACCTCAAACTGGATAAGGCAAAGGAAAAGACCGGGTTGAAATCCGCCTGTATTACTTTTGAAACCACCATTGAGGAAGTGGACACCACGGTGGCGGTTTTATGTGCGCCGTTCAGAGGTGGCAGCGTGGGCGCGGCTGAAGGTGAAAAATTTATTCGAGCGACTGAACGCGCACGTCGTAAGCGGCAACCGCTTATCGCCTATGTACATGGCACTGCGGGCATACGAATTCAGGAGGGTGTGAACGGCGTTATCCAGATGCCGCGTTGCACTATTGCGGTGCGGCGGTATATTGATGCCGGTGGACTGTACCTCGTGCTCTATGACACCAATTCCTATGCCGGTCCTGTGGCCAGCTTTCTCGGGTGTTCGCCGTACCAGTTTGCCGTCCAGTCCTCCAACATCGGTTTTGCCGGGCCCGGGGTGATTACCGAGACAACGGGTATAGCCGTGCCGCCGGACTATCATCGAGCCTATCACGCCCTTTCAAGAGGGCATATTCATGGCATTTGGGATCGTCGAGAGGTCAAGAAAAACCTGCATCAATCCCTCTTGACCATGGGCGGTCGTAACCTATACTATCGCTAG
- a CDS encoding biotin attachment protein — protein sequence MLNIKELLDKVKASPYREIVIRAPHTGKVEFAGLKQGDMVRGPGGEYMEKPGTLLANLTREKNKKPIPAPEKGIIEAVHLEHEGKFVEAGEPLVTIKHYLTRKEVIELILQEALYLFRAPERAKYYFVPEVDQKLKVSGKRSVKVHDGMEILIVSRMKRETPLAYSGPEGIVYSVYFGRGENIDEGEPLIGICPEDQLTVIQDVVARIQSEWEEEE from the coding sequence GTGCTGAATATCAAAGAGTTACTTGATAAGGTCAAAGCGTCTCCCTACCGTGAAATCGTTATCCGTGCACCGCATACCGGCAAGGTTGAGTTTGCCGGACTGAAGCAGGGGGATATGGTTCGTGGTCCTGGTGGAGAGTACATGGAGAAGCCGGGAACTCTGCTTGCCAATCTGACCCGCGAAAAGAACAAGAAGCCCATTCCGGCACCGGAAAAGGGCATTATCGAAGCCGTACATCTTGAGCATGAAGGCAAATTCGTGGAAGCGGGTGAACCTTTGGTAACCATCAAGCACTACCTGACACGCAAGGAAGTCATCGAGCTTATTTTGCAGGAGGCGCTGTATCTTTTCCGTGCGCCTGAACGTGCCAAATACTATTTTGTTCCTGAAGTTGATCAGAAGCTCAAGGTTTCCGGCAAGCGTTCGGTGAAGGTCCATGATGGAATGGAGATTTTGATTGTATCCCGAATGAAGCGGGAAACGCCTCTGGCTTACAGCGGTCCTGAAGGAATTGTGTATTCTGTCTATTTCGGGCGTGGTGAAAATATCGATGAGGGAGAACCCCTGATTGGCATCTGCCCCGAAGATCAGCTGACAGTGATTCAGGACGTGGTGGCTCGCATTCAGAGTGAATGGGAAGAAGAGGAATAA